Proteins from one Oscillatoria nigro-viridis PCC 7112 genomic window:
- a CDS encoding S8 family serine peptidase, with product MPNLNNQVSGSAIAFIDTQVENYQSLIAGVKPGTEVVVLDGNRDAIDQITQILALRTNIDSIHIVSHGTPGSLQLGNGCLSADNLETYSERLQQWRSALNLGADILIYGCNVASAPRAYPKVRQGMNSLAQSSSRLKPTAYPKVRQGMNSLSQSSSRLKPTENKSAIQSSSEDFRYETGVSTPGGSAGNGIDDEQAIDRERAIDLDGVAFIQRIAQLTNTNVAASQNLTGSVAKGGDWELEVRTGEIETPLVFEAEVLAGYEYVLNTFGAAANIGVGTNPYGIATGDFDLDDQPDLAVTNQGSDTVSILLGNGTGGFDPAPIPTLTVSNASSIAVGNFNNDNFSDLAVVGSGTGGALSIFLGNGTGGFGSPTQYPTGVSPISVAVGKFNNDNFSDVAVVNASPGSTSGTVTILLANNTGSGALNFNTNLSAQSIPAFMTVGDFNGDTFSDLAVPNSLSNTISVFLANGSGDFGAATNLGAGTNPNSVANGDFNGDNFLDLAVVNGGSNNVSILLGNGTGGFGAANGFSAGTGLQGIVAQDFSGDGKLDLAVGGTGGAAILVGNGNGGFSAPINFAAGTDPTSIIAGNFNADTLPDLAVANNSSDNVSVLLNTPNTVSFVPPKIGNTYNVDEATTDTVIDVPVTISGGTPLSDVTVPIVIDTSSTATQGADYTLSTTSLTFSAGTTTLTQNIPVTIKADNIVDSNEQIVLNFGTITGGVADASQGKVAILDRNSSYSIVADNPTVTEGNSGATPATFTITRNGSTELWSTVDYAITGTATNGTDYNNIGGTSGATAATGKISFAAGETSKTISLDVLGDGNIEPDETVAITLSNSVSPGGAPTIATATATATIKNDDTAGITVSPKAISTTEVGGKAEFTVKLNAAPTANVTIDLSGFNPAEGTVSPNSLTFTPANYSEQTITVTGVDDLVADGPLVYKIVTAAAVSTDANYNNLDPDDIDVTNSDNETPGITVNPTAGLTTGEDGTKANFTVVLNTQPTADVTIGLTSDNVAEGTVSPASITFTPANWNTPQPVTVTGVNDGIVDGDIGYKIVTAAAVSTDANYSNRDVADVSLSNQDNDAAGISITTTATTATEGGANGSYAIELTSEPIAPVTINFNAGSEINAIAPITFDSTNWNVAKTVTVTATDDSKAEGTHSGTIAHTVTSTDTKYTTQTVQDVNVAITDNDTAGVSITPTSTSATEGGVNGNYGIKLTSEPSAPVTITLTTGEEIEAIAPITFTADNWNVAKTVTVKAVDDTIVEGAHSANISHSVSGGDAKYNAVVVPGVTVAITDNDTTPPLPTPTPPLPTPTPPLPTPTLPLPTPTPPLPTPTPPLPTPTPPLPTPTPPLPTPTPPLPTPTPPLPTPTPPLPTPTPPLPTPTPPLPTPTPPLPTPTPPVAVDPQPLGSPGIIISPASGLVTTEAGGTDQFTIRLNSQPTADVTIGLRSSNEAEGVISTESITFNSVNWNQWQPITITGVDDRVFDGDKTYQIVTAPAVSADSSYNGLDAPDANVVNRDNETASNARVAADPSTGVEYKPGELLVKLRPNVNDAAIQSVFQVNGAIAIEDLVPPSLQINSASEPDELEQWRVVKLASNADLLATQTSLAQDPRVETVELNYLLSINSVPNDPQFTQLWGLNNTGQTGGTPDADIDAPEAWDLQRGSKNVVVAVIDTGVDYNHQDLAANMWTNSGEIAGNGIDDDDNGIDDDVRGYDFINKDNDPMDDEGHGSHVAGTIGAAGNNNIGVVGVSPNVSIMPLKFIGFNGRGSTSDAVRAVDYATKNGAKVINASFGNPFPSQAMFNAIGDANKKGVLFIAAAGNDSSNNDSSPSYPSNYDLPNVISVAATNYVDQLSWFSNYGKNTVDLAAPGGTLAVFPPDERDIRSTRPNNQYGWDAGTSMAAPHVAGAAALLLAQNPSLTVTELKNILMTTTDPLPSLQGTTVSGGRLNLRKALNQIFDADSVFTDTNVPISGLYSAIWGDYNNDGKLDILGNNRTYYNTGIYDNTGQRLSEVGFSEADLPGYNPIWGDFNNDGRLDATLTNTNLDSNNSLRYEIYRNVPNNTYSNADFKLETVLRDKLPSTIFSSSWADYNNDGRPDLLLNTQGSYPEYPIVTTLYRNTGAIAQDRFKDSEARLDTGEPLFSTSEIAGATSSGVWADYDNDGKLDILIKVRESQQTQSGQQRQKAKLYRNLGDGVFKDTNVSLPGLGSEFPRFGANVYDMAWGDYDNDGKLDILLTGAIDGANGSGQLFTKVYRNTTSTNGSASFEDIGAQIPGYSQAKAAWGDYDNNGKLDILVTGWEQENPQSLGTSVTKIYYQNTGNGFTDSGVQIDSGAEPGNKFDSYPAWGDYDKDGKLDILLTGSSTNNPYGFINENDFFTKVFRNNTAIANTPPSPPALLPAEVSGRDVTFKWNRGTDDLTPDLGLSYNLRVTGSDGKDILSPMSWNIDGTRQLVGLGNVSQNTQWQLKDLPRGTYNWGVQAIDTAWAGSLFAPGGTFRIENSPPEKKISLGERTTEFNQPIKDVYTDADGDQIFYRLTLDNGASLESGGSNTNWLGLQFNPWENTITFTGTPPSNAKPFEVKLIATDDYGGSSEQTFKVTTTTDGRWVIDGYISGATVFLDANKNGILDTNEPSTTTDTGGKFNLNIPFETFDTNTNGEIDPSEGNLVATGGIDTATGLPLETPVTAPPDASVVTLLTSLVADLIDKGIEPEEAQSLVKAALSLPADVDLTSLDPIEATNNNQPGGVQVLSEMVKVQNFITQTSGLIDGASSAVNTDIVKAVVSSITAQIQSGTVLNLSNAAALEPIIQQAAAKIQQIDPSFNTQQVSQITSQSATVMATANQRIDAAVSNPTGTSIPESLARLQQVALGPTTQDFKEVGTGNKPISQLVADNTGTALDSRIETVILPTGIATPVVSGDADLGSNSPDAILGTNGDDILSGDSGNNVLMGMRGNDSLDGVLGNDTVFGGKGSDTILGSGGDDALFGNRGADILNGDDGNDILYGGKGDDLLNGGLGIDTLVGGMGVDKFLLSTNSGTDTITDFEVGKDLLVLGNGLSFSQLAIAQDSGATLIRLAQTGEVLASLGGVSANSISAANFGLI from the coding sequence ATGCCAAATTTAAATAATCAAGTTTCAGGAAGTGCGATCGCCTTTATCGACACTCAAGTAGAAAATTATCAAAGTTTGATTGCCGGGGTAAAACCGGGTACGGAAGTAGTCGTTTTGGATGGGAACCGGGATGCGATCGACCAAATTACTCAAATTTTAGCTCTTCGTACTAATATTGACAGCATTCACATTGTTTCTCACGGTACTCCGGGTAGCTTGCAACTGGGTAATGGCTGCTTGAGTGCAGATAATTTGGAAACTTATTCCGAGAGATTGCAGCAGTGGCGGAGTGCTTTAAATCTGGGTGCGGACATTCTGATTTACGGTTGTAATGTCGCATCAGCACCTCGCGCTTACCCGAAAGTCCGCCAGGGAATGAATTCCCTGGCTCAAAGCTCAAGTCGGTTGAAACCGACTGCTTACCCGAAAGTCCGCCAGGGAATGAATTCCCTGTCTCAAAGCTCAAGTCGGTTGAAACCGACTGAAAACAAGTCGGCTATTCAGTCCTCTTCAGAGGACTTTCGCTATGAGACGGGGGTTTCAACCCCCGGCGGATCTGCGGGTAACGGCATAGATGATGAACAGGCGATCGATCGTGAACGCGCGATCGATCTAGATGGTGTAGCCTTCATCCAACGCATTGCCCAACTCACAAATACAAACGTTGCCGCTTCCCAAAACCTCACGGGAAGTGTAGCAAAGGGCGGCGACTGGGAACTGGAAGTCAGAACCGGGGAAATAGAAACGCCGCTGGTATTTGAAGCCGAAGTATTAGCAGGTTACGAGTACGTTTTGAACACCTTCGGGGCGGCGGCAAATATTGGCGTGGGGACAAATCCTTACGGTATTGCTACGGGTGATTTTGACCTGGATGACCAACCCGATCTAGCTGTAACAAACCAAGGATCTGACACTGTTTCCATCCTGTTAGGAAATGGGACTGGTGGCTTCGATCCCGCGCCTATTCCTACCTTGACCGTGTCAAATGCCTCATCAATCGCCGTCGGCAATTTTAACAATGATAATTTCTCCGACTTGGCAGTAGTGGGTAGCGGCACTGGTGGCGCCCTCTCAATTTTCTTAGGAAATGGTACGGGCGGTTTTGGCAGCCCCACTCAATATCCCACAGGAGTATCTCCTATCTCGGTTGCAGTTGGGAAGTTTAACAACGACAACTTCTCTGACGTAGCAGTAGTCAATGCAAGCCCTGGCAGTACCTCTGGCACTGTCACAATTTTGCTGGCAAATAACACTGGCAGCGGGGCATTGAATTTCAACACTAACTTGAGCGCGCAGTCAATTCCCGCTTTCATGACAGTAGGGGACTTTAACGGAGATACTTTTTCCGATTTAGCTGTGCCGAACAGTTTATCTAACACCATTTCTGTTTTTTTAGCCAATGGCTCTGGCGACTTTGGTGCAGCTACTAATTTGGGGGCTGGGACAAATCCAAATTCGGTCGCCAATGGGGACTTTAATGGAGATAATTTCCTCGACTTGGCCGTAGTTAACGGTGGCTCTAACAATGTCTCAATTCTATTAGGAAATGGCACTGGTGGCTTTGGCGCGGCCAATGGGTTTAGCGCGGGGACAGGGCTCCAAGGCATTGTAGCACAAGACTTTAGCGGAGACGGCAAACTTGACTTAGCAGTAGGAGGCACCGGCGGCGCTGCAATTTTAGTAGGCAACGGCAATGGCGGTTTTAGTGCACCCATTAACTTTGCTGCGGGCACAGATCCAACTTCCATTATTGCCGGCAACTTTAATGCTGATACTCTCCCGGATTTGGCAGTAGCTAACAACAGTTCAGATAACGTTTCGGTGCTGTTGAATACACCCAATACGGTATCCTTCGTTCCTCCCAAAATAGGTAACACTTACAACGTTGATGAAGCCACGACCGACACAGTAATTGATGTCCCGGTTACTATCAGCGGTGGCACTCCCTTAAGTGATGTAACCGTACCAATTGTCATCGATACCAGCAGCACTGCTACTCAAGGTGCAGACTACACTCTTTCAACTACATCCCTTACTTTCTCTGCAGGCACTACTACTCTCACCCAGAATATTCCAGTAACTATTAAAGCTGACAATATCGTTGACAGTAACGAACAAATAGTTCTCAATTTTGGCACAATTACAGGCGGTGTCGCCGATGCGAGTCAAGGAAAAGTGGCAATATTGGACAGGAATAGTTCTTATTCAATTGTCGCCGACAATCCCACCGTTACCGAAGGCAATTCCGGCGCTACTCCTGCCACATTTACTATTACTCGTAATGGCAGCACGGAACTTTGGAGTACCGTAGATTATGCCATTACCGGCACGGCGACAAACGGCACTGATTACAACAATATCGGCGGGACTTCTGGCGCAACCGCTGCCACTGGTAAAATCAGTTTTGCTGCGGGGGAAACATCCAAGACTATTAGTTTGGATGTGTTGGGAGATGGCAATATAGAACCGGATGAAACGGTTGCAATTACTTTATCAAATTCAGTTTCACCGGGTGGCGCACCGACTATTGCGACGGCTACCGCTACGGCTACTATCAAAAATGATGACACTGCCGGCATCACTGTCAGTCCAAAGGCAATATCAACAACAGAAGTTGGCGGTAAGGCAGAATTTACAGTCAAATTAAACGCTGCACCAACAGCTAACGTTACCATCGATTTGAGTGGTTTCAATCCAGCAGAGGGAACAGTTTCTCCTAATAGCTTAACTTTCACTCCCGCTAACTACAGTGAACAAACAATAACGGTGACGGGCGTTGACGATTTAGTAGCTGATGGTCCTCTAGTTTACAAAATTGTCACGGCTGCTGCTGTGAGTACCGATGCTAATTACAATAACCTCGATCCTGATGATATCGATGTCACCAACAGTGACAATGAAACTCCAGGAATTACGGTGAATCCGACGGCGGGATTAACTACGGGTGAAGATGGCACCAAAGCTAACTTTACTGTGGTTTTGAATACTCAGCCGACTGCTGATGTGACTATCGGTTTGACCAGTGACAATGTTGCAGAGGGAACTGTTTCCCCTGCTAGCATAACTTTCACTCCGGCTAACTGGAATACACCGCAGCCGGTGACAGTAACAGGGGTTAACGATGGTATTGTTGACGGCGATATTGGCTACAAGATTGTCACGGCTGCTGCTGTTAGTACAGATGCCAATTACAGCAACCGAGATGTAGCGGATGTTAGCCTTAGCAATCAGGATAATGATGCCGCTGGTATTTCTATTACTACGACGGCAACAACTGCTACAGAAGGCGGCGCGAATGGCAGTTATGCGATCGAGTTAACGTCGGAGCCGATCGCTCCTGTTACGATTAACTTTAATGCCGGAAGTGAAATAAATGCGATCGCCCCAATTACCTTTGACAGCACTAACTGGAATGTTGCGAAAACAGTCACAGTCACCGCTACCGACGATAGCAAAGCCGAAGGTACGCACAGCGGGACGATCGCTCACACTGTTACCAGTACCGACACTAAGTATACCACTCAGACGGTTCAGGATGTAAATGTAGCTATTACCGACAACGACACAGCAGGTGTCAGCATTACACCTACGAGCACAAGTGCTACTGAAGGCGGCGTGAATGGCAATTATGGGATCAAGTTAACGTCGGAGCCTTCCGCCCCCGTTACCATTACTCTCACAACAGGTGAGGAGATTGAGGCGATCGCGCCTATCACTTTCACTGCGGATAATTGGAATGTCGCTAAAACCGTTACGGTGAAAGCTGTTGACGATACGATTGTGGAAGGCGCGCACAGCGCTAATATCAGTCACAGTGTGAGCGGGGGTGATGCTAAGTATAATGCGGTTGTGGTTCCAGGGGTGACAGTGGCGATTACGGATAATGACACGACACCCCCACTGCCGACACCGACACCCCCACTGCCGACACCGACACCCCCGCTGCCGACACCGACACTACCGCTGCCGACACCGACACCACCGCTGCCGACACCGACACCACCGCTGCCGACACCGACACCCCCGCTGCCGACACCGACACCCCCGCTGCCGACACCGACACCCCCGCTGCCGACACCGACACCCCCGCTGCCGACACCGACACCACCGCTGCCGACACCGACACCACCGCTGCCGACACCGACACCCCCGCTGCCGACACCGACACCCCCGCTGCCGACACCGACACCACCAGTAGCTGTCGATCCGCAACCATTAGGAAGTCCTGGCATTATTATTAGTCCGGCATCGGGATTAGTAACTACAGAAGCAGGTGGCACAGATCAATTCACCATCAGACTCAACAGCCAACCGACTGCGGATGTAACGATTGGTTTGCGTAGCAGCAATGAGGCAGAGGGAGTAATTTCGACGGAATCAATTACCTTCAATTCTGTTAATTGGAATCAGTGGCAGCCGATTACGATAACGGGTGTGGACGATCGAGTATTTGACGGCGATAAGACTTATCAGATTGTGACTGCCCCTGCTGTGAGTGCGGATAGCAGCTACAACGGCCTCGACGCACCGGATGCCAATGTTGTTAACAGGGATAACGAGACTGCTAGCAATGCACGAGTCGCAGCCGATCCCTCAACTGGGGTGGAATATAAGCCAGGTGAGCTTCTGGTTAAGTTGAGACCTAATGTAAACGATGCTGCCATCCAGAGTGTTTTTCAAGTTAATGGCGCGATCGCGATCGAAGACCTTGTACCGCCAAGCTTACAGATCAACTCAGCATCGGAGCCAGATGAATTGGAGCAATGGCGAGTAGTAAAGTTGGCTTCAAATGCAGATTTGCTAGCGACTCAAACCAGCTTAGCTCAAGATCCCAGGGTCGAGACCGTTGAACTCAACTATTTGCTCTCTATCAACTCAGTACCCAACGATCCACAATTCACTCAACTCTGGGGTTTGAATAATACTGGACAGACTGGTGGGACGCCAGATGCCGATATTGATGCACCCGAAGCTTGGGATCTTCAAAGGGGTAGCAAAAATGTAGTAGTGGCAGTCATTGACACGGGTGTGGACTACAATCACCAAGACCTTGCTGCTAATATGTGGACGAACTCAGGAGAAATAGCAGGCAATGGCATAGATGATGATGACAATGGCATAGATGATGATGTGCGCGGTTATGACTTTATTAACAAAGACAATGACCCGATGGATGACGAGGGTCATGGTAGCCACGTGGCGGGAACAATCGGAGCTGCTGGCAACAACAACATCGGTGTAGTGGGGGTGAGCCCAAATGTTAGCATCATGCCATTAAAGTTTATCGGCTTTAATGGACGGGGGTCGACTAGCGATGCAGTCAGAGCAGTTGACTACGCCACAAAAAATGGGGCAAAGGTGATTAATGCCAGCTTTGGTAATCCTTTCCCCTCCCAAGCAATGTTTAATGCCATCGGCGACGCCAACAAGAAGGGCGTTTTGTTCATAGCAGCAGCGGGTAATGACAGTTCAAACAACGACAGTTCGCCGTCTTACCCTTCTAACTACGACCTCCCTAATGTCATCTCGGTAGCAGCCACGAATTACGTAGACCAGCTATCCTGGTTCTCGAATTATGGAAAAAATACAGTAGACCTAGCTGCTCCGGGCGGTACTCTTGCGGTTTTTCCACCCGATGAGCGTGACATCCGCAGCACACGCCCTAACAATCAATATGGCTGGGATGCAGGCACCTCAATGGCTGCCCCTCATGTGGCAGGTGCAGCGGCTCTGCTTTTAGCTCAGAACCCCAGCCTGACAGTCACGGAGCTAAAAAACATCTTAATGACAACTACTGACCCACTTCCTTCTCTGCAAGGGACAACGGTCAGCGGCGGACGCTTGAATCTCCGGAAAGCCCTCAACCAAATTTTTGATGCAGACTCAGTTTTTACCGACACGAACGTTCCGATATCTGGTTTGTATTCAGCTATCTGGGGAGACTACAACAATGACGGCAAACTGGATATCCTCGGAAACAACCGAACCTACTACAACACTGGAATCTACGACAACACCGGTCAAAGATTGAGCGAAGTTGGCTTTAGCGAAGCCGACTTGCCAGGTTATAACCCAATCTGGGGAGATTTTAACAATGACGGGCGACTGGATGCCACGCTGACCAACACCAATCTCGATAGCAACAACAGTCTCAGGTACGAAATCTACCGCAACGTTCCTAATAACACTTACAGTAATGCGGACTTTAAGTTGGAAACAGTTCTACGTGACAAGCTCCCCTCTACAATTTTTAGCTCGAGTTGGGCAGATTACAACAATGACGGGCGTCCCGATTTGTTGCTCAATACACAAGGCTCTTACCCGGAATACCCGATCGTCACCACGCTCTATCGCAACACAGGTGCGATCGCTCAAGACCGCTTTAAAGACAGCGAAGCACGTCTCGATACTGGCGAACCGCTATTTTCTACTAGCGAAATAGCTGGTGCTACCAGTTCTGGGGTTTGGGCAGATTACGACAATGATGGCAAACTCGATATCCTGATCAAGGTAAGGGAGTCACAGCAGACTCAATCAGGGCAGCAAAGGCAAAAAGCCAAACTCTACCGCAACTTGGGCGATGGCGTTTTTAAAGACACAAACGTATCATTGCCTGGTTTAGGTTCAGAATTCCCTCGCTTTGGCGCCAATGTTTATGATATGGCCTGGGGAGACTACGACAACGACGGGAAACTTGATATTTTGCTCACGGGGGCGATCGACGGCGCGAATGGTTCAGGCCAGCTTTTCACCAAAGTCTACCGCAACACAACCAGTACCAATGGGTCAGCCAGCTTTGAAGACATAGGTGCACAGATACCTGGTTATAGTCAAGCTAAAGCTGCTTGGGGAGATTACGACAATAACGGCAAATTGGATATCCTGGTCACTGGTTGGGAGCAGGAAAACCCCCAAAGTTTAGGAACAAGCGTCACCAAAATCTACTATCAAAACACCGGCAATGGCTTTACCGATAGTGGCGTACAAATCGATAGTGGCGCAGAGCCTGGTAATAAGTTCGACTCCTACCCTGCTTGGGGAGACTACGATAAGGATGGCAAACTGGATATCCTGCTCACGGGTTCTTCAACAAACAACCCCTACGGGTTCATAAACGAAAACGACTTCTTTACCAAAGTCTTCCGCAATAACACTGCGATCGCGAACACTCCTCCGAGTCCACCCGCACTACTACCGGCTGAAGTTTCTGGTCGAGATGTTACCTTCAAGTGGAACCGAGGGACAGACGATCTAACTCCAGATCTCGGTTTAAGCTACAACCTGCGAGTTACGGGCTCGGATGGCAAGGATATTCTTTCCCCGATGTCTTGGAATATCGATGGGACTCGGCAACTCGTGGGGTTGGGGAATGTCAGTCAAAACACGCAGTGGCAACTCAAAGACTTGCCTCGCGGGACATATAACTGGGGCGTGCAAGCAATTGATACTGCTTGGGCAGGTTCGCTCTTTGCCCCTGGAGGCACTTTTAGAATTGAGAACAGTCCTCCAGAGAAGAAAATTAGTTTAGGTGAGAGGACCACCGAGTTTAACCAACCGATAAAAGATGTATACACTGACGCCGACGGCGACCAGATTTTCTACCGATTAACTCTAGACAATGGCGCCTCTTTAGAATCTGGTGGCTCAAACACTAATTGGCTAGGACTTCAATTCAACCCTTGGGAAAACACCATCACATTCACCGGAACTCCCCCAAGTAATGCGAAACCCTTCGAAGTGAAGTTAATAGCTACAGACGATTACGGTGGCAGCAGCGAACAGACTTTCAAGGTAACAACGACAACAGATGGGCGCTGGGTGATTGATGGTTATATCTCCGGTGCAACTGTGTTCTTAGATGCCAACAAAAACGGCATCCTCGACACCAACGAACCATCCACCACAACCGACACAGGCGGTAAATTCAATCTCAACATCCCCTTCGAGACATTCGACACCAACACAAACGGAGAAATCGACCCATCAGAAGGCAATCTAGTAGCCACAGGAGGCATTGACACCGCCACCGGCTTACCTCTAGAAACACCAGTCACCGCACCCCCAGATGCGAGTGTAGTCACCCTCCTAACCAGCTTAGTCGCCGACTTAATCGACAAAGGAATTGAACCAGAAGAAGCACAATCTTTAGTCAAAGCAGCCCTTTCTCTCCCCGCCGATGTTGACCTAACTAGCTTAGATCCAATAGAAGCCACCAACAACAACCAACCAGGCGGCGTGCAAGTCTTATCCGAAATGGTGAAAGTCCAAAACTTCATCACTCAAACTAGCGGTTTGATTGACGGTGCATCCAGTGCAGTCAATACCGATATTGTCAAAGCTGTTGTCAGTTCAATTACGGCTCAAATTCAATCCGGTACAGTCTTAAACCTCAGCAATGCAGCAGCCTTAGAACCAATCATTCAGCAAGCAGCCGCGAAAATCCAGCAAATAGACCCCAGTTTCAACACTCAACAAGTCAGCCAAATTACATCGCAATCCGCGACAGTAATGGCAACAGCCAATCAACGCATTGATGCGGCTGTCTCCAACCCAACAGGAACATCAATTCCTGAATCACTTGCCCGCCTCCAACAAGTAGCCTTGGGCCCAACAACTCAAGACTTCAAAGAAGTTGGTACCGGAAATAAACCAATTTCCCAGCTAGTTGCTGACAATACTGGTACTGCTTTAGATAGCAGAATTGAAACTGTAATATTGCCGACTGGGATTGCCACTCCTGTTGTCAGCGGCGATGCTGATTTGGGCAGCAATTCCCCGGATGCAATTCTCGGTACCAATGGCGACGATATCCTGAGTGGCGACAGCGGAAATAATGTGTTGATGGGCATGAGGGGCAATGATTCCCTCGATGGAGTTCTGGGGAATGACACTGTTTTCGGTGGCAAAGGTAGCGATACAATCCTGGGAAGTGGCGGTGATGATGCCTTATTTGGCAACCGTGGTGCTGACATTTTGAATGGCGATGATGGGAATGATATTCTTTACGGAGGTAAGGGAGATGATTTACTCAATGGCGGTTTAGGAATTGATACTTTGGTAGGAGGAATGGGAGTAGATAAGTTCCTACTCTCTACCAATTCCGGTACTGATACGATTACCGATTTTGAAGTCGGTAAAGATTTGTTAGTATTGGGTAACGGGTTGAGTTTCTCGCAATTGGCGATTGCTCAAGATAGCGGTGCAACTTTAATCCGGTTGGCACAAACAGGGGAAGTTTTAGCTTCTCTGGGTGGTGTTTCGGCTAACAGTATTAGCGCTGCTAATTTCGGATTGATTTAA
- a CDS encoding ParE family toxin-like protein, protein MKHLTLPRFWQCYHQLPKEIQALADKNYELLKVDPYHPSLHFKKVGRRKQLQSVRVGDSYRALGVEKSEGIVWFWIGTHGDYDAILAQK, encoded by the coding sequence ATGAAGCATCTGACTTTACCGCGCTTTTGGCAGTGCTATCACCAGCTACCTAAAGAAATACAAGCCTTAGCCGATAAAAATTATGAATTACTCAAAGTCGATCCGTATCACCCTTCACTGCATTTTAAAAAAGTTGGCAGGCGAAAGCAATTGCAATCGGTGCGAGTAGGCGATAGTTACCGAGCTCTGGGAGTTGAGAAGTCTGAAGGTATTGTCTGGTTTTGGATAGGGACTCATGGCGATTACGATGCAATATTAGCTCAGAAATAA
- a CDS encoding 3'(2'),5'-bisphosphate nucleotidase CysQ family protein: MKTLEEISEIARSIAWSASDILQSYYRQDSNTPNLDIQEKKDGPVTAADVAVNSYILDQLQSALGNAEFGYLSEETYKSYLKTNGQIPLPQSWVWIIDPLDGTRDFIDRTGEFAVHIALAFEGRPVLAVVAWPEQQKIYYAIRDAGAFMENRDGSAVKLQVSARNIVADLPIVTSRSHRDDRFNQLLQKLPCQNQIAVGSIGCKIATIVEQKADVYIALSGKSAPKDWDLAAPELILTEAGGRFTRFDGSALQYNRGDVSQWGGLLASNGCCHAALCGQAEGILAGIDGSFK; this comes from the coding sequence ATGAAAACTCTCGAAGAAATCAGCGAAATTGCCCGATCGATCGCCTGGAGTGCATCAGATATCCTACAATCCTATTATCGGCAGGATTCCAACACTCCTAACCTCGACATCCAAGAGAAAAAAGATGGCCCCGTCACCGCTGCCGATGTCGCTGTCAATTCTTACATTCTCGACCAATTGCAGTCGGCTTTAGGGAATGCAGAATTTGGCTATCTCAGCGAAGAAACTTACAAATCTTATTTAAAAACCAACGGTCAAATTCCCTTACCCCAAAGTTGGGTTTGGATTATTGACCCTTTGGATGGAACCCGAGATTTTATTGACAGGACAGGGGAATTTGCAGTTCACATTGCTTTAGCCTTCGAGGGAAGACCGGTATTGGCAGTTGTGGCTTGGCCCGAACAGCAAAAGATTTATTACGCCATCCGCGATGCTGGCGCTTTTATGGAAAATCGGGACGGTTCTGCGGTAAAATTGCAAGTTTCGGCGCGAAATATAGTGGCAGATTTACCTATAGTAACCAGCCGCAGTCACCGGGACGATCGCTTTAATCAATTGTTACAAAAACTGCCTTGTCAAAATCAAATAGCTGTCGGCAGTATCGGCTGTAAGATTGCGACAATTGTCGAACAAAAGGCTGATGTTTATATTGCGCTTTCTGGAAAGTCTGCGCCGAAAGATTGGGATTTGGCGGCGCCGGAATTAATTTTGACTGAAGCGGGCGGCCGATTTACTCGTTTTGACGGTTCTGCTTTGCAATATAACCGGGGAGATGTGAGTCAGTGGGGGGGATTGTTGGCGAGTAACGGTTGCTGTCACGCTGCTTTGTGCGGGCAAGCTGAGGGGATTTTAGCGGGGATAGATGGGAGTTTTAAATAA